From Asterias rubens chromosome 3, eAstRub1.3, whole genome shotgun sequence, the proteins below share one genomic window:
- the LOC117288072 gene encoding uncharacterized protein LOC117288072 codes for MLGYALSSFSEVTASQCSLDYPFDSCPRPGDLTTDTLCCISNHRYSCCNKHLIEAWAIVLLVGACVLIIGTVVTLVFCCCGCCPRKKRREYTVIQGSIAPESQLQPGVVVVTAPPSQYGYRTMGYNPSLQPPPPPPSYMPQQYTAQPTAQPTAQPTAQPTAQPTAQPTAQPTEEAVTKTNTDTEAREADTRL; via the exons atgttaggCTATGCATTGAGCAGCTTCAGTG AGGTGACGGCCAGTCAATGCTCTTTGGACTACCCTTTCGACTCCTGTCCGAGGCCTGGTGATTTGACTACAGACACACTGTGTTGCATCTCTAACCATAGATACTCGTGCTGTAATAAGCATCTCATTGA GGCATGGGCCATTGTATTGTTAGTGGGTGCATGTGTGTTGATCATTGGAACTGTAGTCACTCTTGTCTTTTGCTGTTGTGGTTGCTGCCCGAGGAAGAAGCGGAGGGAATACACTGTGATCCAAGGCTCTATTGCTCCCGAGTCTCAGCTCCAACCAGGGGTTGTGGTTGTTACCGCTCCACCGAGCCAGTATGGGTACCGTACTATGGGCTACAATCCCTCATTGCAACCACCACCGCCACCGCCATCCTACATGCCACAACAGTACACAGCACAACCCACAGCACAACCCACAGCACAACCCACAGCACAACCCACAGCACAACCCACAGCACAACCCACAGCACAACCTACAGAAGAGGCGGTGACAAAAACTAACACAGACACAGAGGCTAGGGAAGCAGACACTCGCCTTTAG
- the LOC117287898 gene encoding ras-related protein Rab-11B, protein MGTKDDEYDYLFKVVLIGDSGVGKSNLLSRFTRNEFNLESKSTIGVEFATRSIQVDGKTIKAQIWDTAGQERYRAITSAYYRGAVGALLVYDIAKHLTYENVERWLKELRDHADNNIVIMLVGNKSDLRHLRAVPTDEAKAFAEKNSLSFIETSALDSTNVEQAFKQILTEIYKIVSQKIIRDGGNGEDSPSSDVKPITIPPTTDTEPRKKNCCQSI, encoded by the exons ATGGGAACGAAAGACGACGAATACGACTACTTATTCAAAG TTGTGTTGATAGGAGACTCTGGTGTTGGGAAGAGTAATTTACTATCAAGGTTCACAAGAAATGAGTTCAACCTTGAAAGTAAAAGCACCATAGGAGTAGAATTTGCAACGAGGAGTATCCAGGTTGATGGCAAGACAATAAAGGCACAGATATGGGACACAGCTGGTCAGGAGCGGTACAGGGCCATCACAAGCGC TTACTATCGTGGTGCAGTGGGTGCTCTACTTGTGTATGACATAGCCAAGCATCTTACCTATGAGAATGTAGAACGATGGCTGAAGGAACTACGAGACCATGctgataataatattgtcatCATGCTTGTAGGCAACAAGAGTGACTTACGACACTTGAGGGCAGTACCAACAGATGAAGCAAAAGCATTTGCAG AAAAGAATTCACTATCTTTCATTGAAACCTCAGCCCTGGACTCAACAAATGTAGAGCaagcctttaaacaaatattaacag aaATTTATAAGATAGTTTCACAAAAGATCATTCGAGATGGTGGCAATGGTGAGGACTCACCTAGCTCAGATGTCAAGCCCATTACAATTCCCCCTACAACAGACACAGAGCCAAGGAAGAAGAACTGCTGCCAGTCAATATAA